The Microterricola viridarii nucleotide sequence GATGCCGGCCTCGCGCGTGGACCCTAGGAGATTCGAACTCCTGACCTCCTCGATGCGAACGAGGCGCGCTACCAACTGCGCCAAGGGCCCGTGCGGTTTCCTACGATACCACCGCTCGGCACCCAGAAATGACACCGCCCGCCCGAGACGCGCCGGAGTGGCTCAATTGGTGATGGTCGGCTCCCCGCCGGAATCGTGCTCGCCGACGAAACGGTACGGCACCGGCTCCTCGGTCTCGTGCCCGAGCCGCCAGGTGCGGGTGATCTTGCCCTCCGGCTCGTCGTATTCCGTCACGATCTCCGGCTGGTAGGAGCCGTTCACGTACTCCAACTCCAGCTCGTCGCCATGGCCGATCATGCCCGGGCCGAACAACACGGCGGTGTAGGTCGTCTTCTCGCTCATCGCTCACCTCACATCACGGTTCCGGATGCCGCAGGCCGCCGCATCCGACTGACTCCAGACCATACGCCCCTCGGCCCACCCACGGCGAGGGTTCAGCGAACAATCGACCGTGCAGCGGGCGGCGCGGACTGTGCGGCGGGGTGTCAGCCGGCGGCGCGACGGCGGCGCAGCACCGCGTCGAGATCGCCCATGCCGGGCGCCGCGTCGTTGACCATGCCCATCGCGGCGAAACGGCTGGGGATGGCGGGAGCCGAGGGCGCAGCCGGTGCGGCCGGGCGGGCGAGGGCGGTGACCGTGGCGGCGGGTGCGGCCGTCTCGGCGTCGAGTGCCGCGGCCTTCTCGAGCAGGGCGGCGCGGGCGGCGGCGCGGCGCAGCTCGGCGGCCGCATCGACGGAGGCCCGGGCGGCCGCGGCGACGGATCCGCGCTCAAGGTAGGCGGGCTTCGGCAACGGTCGCGGGGTCCAGCTCTGCGGCGCGGAGGCGCGCGGGGCGAACTCGACGGGGGTGAAGCGGGCGGGCGCGGCCGGCGCAGCGGGCGTGGCGCGGGCGATCTTCGCGGCGACGCGGCCGGCCTTGGCCAGCGAGCCCAGCGTGAAGAAGGCGGCGACGCCGACGACGAGCCCACCGCTGAGCAGCATCGCGGGCCCGCCGACGGCGGCCACGATGGCGCCGGCGATCACGGCGACGAGCGAGGCCAGCAGGGCCAGCGCGGTGATGCCGCGCGCCCGGCGCAGGGTGCGCAGCCGAGCGCGGGCGATGAGAACGGGGTTGGCGGCGACGCGGGCGGCCTCTGCCCGCACCTTCTCGATGCGCAGGGCATCCTCGGCGCGGCGGGTCGTCGCGGCGGCGGCGGCCTCGGCCTTGACCAGCTCGCGGGCGGCGTTCTCACGCTCCCGCAGAATCTTGGATTGGGTGACGGCCGCCCTGGCGGTCGCCTCGACGGCGATCTGCTGCGGCGCCTCGGCGGTCTCGGCCAGCGCGCGCAGCGTCTGCTGCAGCCGCACGGCGTTGCGTTCGCTCGTCAGATACTGGCGGCGGTGCAGCCAGGTGGGCAGCAGGTAGGCAAGCCAGAGCACGGCGGCCGCGGCCACCAATACTCCCCCACCCAGCGCATCTGCACCCATAGTCTCTAAATTAGGGGGAATGGTGCATACCGCGCGACTAGCGTGGGGCGTGTCTTCAGGTTTTTCCCAGATTGCCCCCGTTCTGGGTGTTCGCCGGCCCCGTTCAGCTGCGCGCGCGGGGCAGCGGTTGAGCGGCACGCCGGGCATCCGCCTCCGGAATCGCCGCGGCATCCATCGGGACGAGCCCGTTCTTCCAGCGCTCCAGCACGCCCCAGCGCAGCTCCTCGCGCACGAGCGCGAAACAGAAGTGGTCGCGCCAGTCGCCGTCGATGTGGATGTAGCGCCGCCGCAGGCCCTCGTAGCGGAAGCCGAGTTTCTGCACCACCCGCAGGCTCGGGCCGTTCTCTGGCCGGATGCAGATCTCCATGCGGTGCAGGCCGAGCTGGCCGAAGCAGTAGTCGGTCGCCAGCGCGACCGCCATCGGCGTGATCCCCCGGCCGGCGAAAGACTCCGCCACCCAGTAGCCGAGCGTGGCAGAGCCGAGCGAGCCATAGCTGATCGAGGAGACGTTCAGCTGCCCGGCGAGCTGCCCATCGCATTCGATGACGAAGGGCAGGCCGTGGCCGCCCCGGGCATGCGCCAAGAGATTGCGGATGCCGGA carries:
- a CDS encoding GNAT family N-acetyltransferase; amino-acid sequence: MVLPTLREGAVTLRPIRLRDARALEKLLLDNRSWLSKWEATSPGGVGSFDMRSGIRNLLAHARGGHGLPFVIECDGQLAGQLNVSSISYGSLGSATLGYWVAESFAGRGITPMAVALATDYCFGQLGLHRMEICIRPENGPSLRVVQKLGFRYEGLRRRYIHIDGDWRDHFCFALVREELRWGVLERWKNGLVPMDAAAIPEADARRAAQPLPRARS